The following coding sequences are from one Patescibacteria group bacterium window:
- the glpX gene encoding class II fructose-bisphosphatase, which yields MDRNLALEFVRVTEAAAIEAAHWVGKGDPKAADKAAVDAMRERFRSIEFNAEVVIGEGAKDEAPELYVGERLGNGTGPAMDLAVDPLEATDSVAHGRTNAISVIATGPKGSLLKAPDVYMEKIAVGPQAKGAVKLNVPISENIRAVAECLHKTVEEVTVVILDRPRHIEMIKEIRNTGARVTLITDGDVAGAIATCLPDSPIDMLMGIGGSAESVLAAVALKCLGGDILCQFVLKSERDIALIRSCGITDHTKVLGIEDMAKGEDLTFTATGVIDGPLLKGVRFGSEYITTHSVVMRVMSRTIRYLETHHRID from the coding sequence ATGGATAGAAATTTAGCGTTAGAATTCGTGCGTGTCACCGAAGCGGCAGCCATTGAGGCAGCGCATTGGGTGGGGAAAGGCGACCCAAAGGCTGCCGATAAGGCGGCGGTTGACGCAATGCGCGAGCGTTTCCGTTCGATTGAGTTTAACGCCGAAGTGGTGATCGGCGAGGGGGCCAAGGACGAAGCGCCCGAGCTCTATGTGGGCGAACGTTTGGGAAACGGCACCGGGCCGGCAATGGACTTGGCAGTTGATCCCTTGGAAGCAACCGACAGCGTGGCACATGGCCGCACGAATGCGATTTCGGTGATAGCCACCGGCCCTAAGGGATCGCTCCTTAAGGCGCCGGATGTGTATATGGAGAAAATTGCGGTAGGGCCGCAGGCAAAGGGCGCGGTAAAACTCAATGTGCCGATCAGTGAGAATATACGCGCGGTTGCCGAGTGTCTCCACAAAACAGTAGAAGAAGTGACAGTGGTAATCCTTGATCGGCCGCGGCATATTGAAATGATCAAAGAGATTAGAAATACTGGTGCGCGCGTGACGCTCATTACGGACGGGGATGTGGCTGGCGCGATTGCCACCTGTTTACCTGATTCGCCGATTGATATGCTGATGGGCATTGGGGGGAGCGCGGAGAGCGTGCTCGCGGCGGTGGCGCTGAAGTGCCTGGGCGGCGACATACTCTGCCAATTTGTGCTGAAGAGCGAGCGTGATATTGCGCTTATACGTTCGTGCGGCATTACCGATCATACAAAGGTTCTTGGCATCGAAGATATGGCAAAGGGTGAAGACCTCACTTTTACCGCGACCGGCGTCATTGATGGGCCGCTTCTCAAAGGCGTGCGGTTTGGGAGCGAATATATCACTACTCATTCAGTGGTTATGCGGGTCATGTCGCGCACCATAAGATATCTGGAGACCCATCATCGGATTGATTAA
- a CDS encoding nucleotidyltransferase family protein: protein MDRTRLTITLKPHLQQQIDRTIDGARVRNRSHAIELLLEKALGALHVPFVILAGGKGVQNGNGGMPKALLEVRGESVFIHTLRQLQRQGLNEVIIVTSKGGGIIKKQFGDGAQFAVSLRYIDQPPSSAGTAPAVRAAAAVVGTQTCIVQYGDVFAEIDYNELLSFHRAHRAWATVALTSVEQPAMWGVATMQGSRIIDFTEKPKPHHGSLSHLVNAGIYVLEPEAAQLIPSGSGQLEYALFPRLAQEGRLYGYPFEGEWRDVGCSE from the coding sequence ATGGACAGAACACGACTCACGATCACGCTGAAACCTCATTTACAGCAGCAAATAGACCGTACGATTGATGGCGCGCGGGTAAGGAATCGTTCGCACGCCATTGAACTGCTTCTGGAGAAAGCTTTAGGCGCGTTACACGTGCCTTTTGTTATTCTTGCGGGGGGTAAAGGTGTGCAGAATGGCAACGGAGGCATGCCGAAGGCGCTCCTTGAAGTGAGAGGAGAATCGGTGTTTATCCATACCTTGCGGCAGCTGCAGCGTCAGGGCTTGAATGAAGTGATTATCGTGACAAGCAAAGGCGGCGGGATTATAAAAAAACAATTTGGCGACGGTGCGCAGTTTGCAGTAAGCCTGCGCTATATTGATCAGCCTCCTTCCTCTGCGGGCACCGCGCCAGCGGTACGCGCCGCAGCCGCCGTCGTGGGTACGCAAACCTGCATCGTGCAATATGGTGACGTATTTGCGGAGATTGATTACAATGAGCTTCTGTCATTCCACCGCGCGCATCGTGCATGGGCAACGGTTGCCTTAACCAGCGTGGAACAGCCTGCGATGTGGGGCGTCGCGACCATGCAGGGCTCGCGCATCATTGATTTTACCGAGAAGCCTAAACCGCACCACGGGAGCCTCTCACACTTGGTGAACGCGGGAATTTACGTATTGGAGCCGGAGGCCGCACAATTGATTCCTTCAGGGTCAGGACAGTTGGAGTATGCGCTGTTCCCGCGTCTGGCACAGGAAGGCCGTCTTTATGGATATCCGTTTGAGGGTGAGTGGAGGGATGTTGGGTGTTCGGAATAG
- a CDS encoding helix-turn-helix domain-containing protein — protein MTHEQLLQKVGFSQNEAKVYLAALEMGVAAPQGIAMKAGLQRTTTYSVLKSLVDQGVVGKVKVGKKTRIKAEPPQKLLGMVEELRGEIQKRLPELEATFNASEVKPKITFYEGKQAIQNVYDDTLREKPEEILEWNTDAYFDAKNVDPTYIAKRMKLNIKAKRIAGSGSRWDIKHKNYDQSELSETLIVPRDVFWPGVEVNIYKNKVAFLSYTDHLSVIIESKAIADCMRQAYHLSWIGARELVKGAKEGSLNK, from the coding sequence ATGACTCATGAACAATTGCTCCAAAAAGTAGGTTTCTCTCAAAACGAGGCGAAAGTGTATTTAGCTGCATTGGAAATGGGCGTGGCAGCGCCGCAGGGTATTGCTATGAAGGCAGGGTTGCAGCGGACTACCACGTATTCAGTGTTGAAGTCTTTAGTCGATCAAGGCGTGGTCGGGAAAGTGAAAGTTGGCAAGAAAACGCGCATAAAGGCAGAGCCACCACAGAAGCTTCTTGGCATGGTGGAAGAGTTGCGGGGGGAGATACAAAAAAGGCTTCCCGAACTGGAAGCTACGTTCAATGCGAGTGAAGTGAAACCGAAAATCACATTTTATGAAGGCAAGCAGGCAATACAGAACGTATATGACGATACGCTTCGTGAAAAACCTGAGGAGATATTAGAATGGAATACCGATGCATATTTTGATGCAAAGAATGTGGATCCTACCTATATTGCGAAACGAATGAAGTTGAATATCAAAGCGAAACGCATCGCGGGAAGCGGTTCGCGGTGGGACATCAAACATAAAAATTATGACCAGTCAGAATTGTCGGAAACTTTGATTGTGCCTCGTGACGTATTTTGGCCGGGAGTAGAAGTAAATATTTATAAGAATAAAGTTGCATTCCTATCCTATACTGATCACCTATCAGTAATCATTGAGAGCAAGGCAATTGCTGATTGTATGCGCCAAGCGTATCATTTATCATGGATAGGAGCGAGAGAATTAGTGAAAGGAGCGAAGGAAGGTTCATTAAATAAATAA
- a CDS encoding GIY-YIG nuclease family protein, translating to MCSYVYLLASSKNGTLYIGVTNDLVRRIDEHKLGLIDGFTKKYKVHALVYFEEFPDPTSAIAREKQLKNWKRSWKLALIEKDNPSWRDLSLDFSGF from the coding sequence ATGTGTTCTTATGTTTACCTACTCGCGAGCAGTAAAAACGGTACGCTCTATATCGGTGTCACCAATGACCTTGTGAGAAGGATTGATGAACATAAGTTAGGTCTCATCGATGGTTTTACAAAAAAGTATAAGGTACATGCGTTGGTATATTTTGAGGAATTTCCCGATCCAACAAGCGCCATTGCTCGTGAGAAGCAATTGAAGAATTGGAAAAGGAGTTGGAAATTGGCACTTATTGAGAAAGACAATCCTAGTTGGAGAGATTTATCCTTAGATTTTTCTGGATTCTGA